From Nitrospirota bacterium:
ATTCAACCCCAGTTTCCTCTCCACGGCGAGGTACTGCGCGGCGAACGCCTCGTTGATCTCAAACAGCTGGATATCAGACAACGACAACTTGGTCTTTTTGAGCGCGAGCGGGATCGCTTCGGCCGGTCCGATGCCCATCCGCTGCGGCTCGACGCCGATGAAGGCGTACGACCGAATGAAGCCGAGGGGTTCGTAGCCGAGCGCGCGGGCCCGATCGGCCGTCATGACCAGGGTCGCCGCCGCGCCGTCGTTGAGCGAACAGGAATTGCCCGGTGTCACGGTGCCGCCCTCCTTGAACACCGTGGGGTAGAGCGCGAGTTGCTGCTCGGTCAACGCGGCGTTGGGCCCTTCGTCCTGTGCGAACGGCTCCGGCGTCACCTCTTTGCCCGCCATTTTCTTGGGGACCATGACCGTGGCGATCTCGTCCTTGAACTTCCCCTCCCGAACCGCTCGGAACGCCCGTTTGTGCGAAAGCAACGCAAACTTGTCCTGCTCTTCGCGGCTGATCTTGAACTCTTCCGCAAGCGTCTCCGCGGTATAGCCCATGATCTGCCCGCAGAACCCGTCGGTCAACCCCTCCCAGATGCTGTCGATGAACGCGCCGTGTTTGAGCCGTTTGCCCCAGCGCATGTCGCGCGACACGAACGGCGCTTGGCTCATGCTCTCCGTACCCCCTACGATCTGCACGTCCGCGTCGCCGGCCTGGATGTTCTGAAACGCGTTGACCAGCGACTGGAGGCCGGATGAGCAGTTGCGCTGGACGGTGTAGGCGGGAACCCGAATCGGCAGCCCCGCATACAGCGCGATATTCCGCGCCATGTTGGTCGCGTCCGAGTGTTGGCCCACGCACCCGAAGATCACCTCGTCAACCGCTCCGGGATCGATCTTGGTCCGCTCCATCAACGACTTGACCACGGCGGCGCCCATGGCGTGCGCGGTGATGTCCTTCAATGCTCCGCCGAAGTTGCCGATCGGGGTTCGAACCCCATCGACGATCACGACATCTTTCATACGGACTCCCGCTGCCTAGCCCACCAGGGCATGCCGCTTCTTGAGTTCCTCTTCCAACAACACTCGCCGGAGCACCTTGCCGACCATCGTCCTCGGCAACTCCCGGCGAAACTCGACCGCTTTGGGCACCTTGAACCTCGCGAGCTCCCGCGCGCAGAAATCGATGATCTCGTTTTCCGTCGCGGATTCTCCGTCCTTCAGCACGACGTAGGCTTTGATCATCTCCCCCATGAACTCTTCGGGGATGCCGACCACCACCGCGTCCTTGACCTTGGGATGGCGGTACAACACCTCCTCCACCTCGCGCGGGTACACGTTCTCTCCCTTGCTCTTGATCATATCCTTTTTGCGATCGACGATCGCAAAGTACCCCTCGTCGTCGACCGTCGCGATGTCGCCGGTATGCAACCAGCCGTCGTGCACGACCGCCGCGCTTTCCTCGGGCCTCCGCCAGTAGCCCCTCATGACCTGAGGGCCCCTCACGATCAACTCACCGGCTTCGCCAACCGGGAGCTCCCGGGTTCCCGACTCCACGTCGACGACCTTCGCGTCGGTGTCCGGCAGCGGCAGACCGATCGTACCCTTCTTGCGCTTCCCGAAAATGGGCGTGACGTGGGTCACCGGCGACGCCTCGCTCAGCCCGAACCCCTCGACCACTTTCCCGCCCGTCAGCGCCTCGAACCGGTCCTGCACCTCCGCGTGCAACGGGCCCGCCCCGCTGATGCAGATCCGGATGGACGAGAGATCGTAGCGTCCCACATCCGGAAAGGTGTTGATCGCGACGTACATCGCCTGGACACCCATGAACAGCGTCGCGCGAAACTTCACGATGGCGCGGAGGACGTCTTTGGTGACGAAGCGGGGGAGCAACACGATCGACCCGCCGGTCGCGATCGCCAAATTCATGCAGGCCGTCATTCCATAGACGTGGAAGAACGGGATCACCCCCAGAAACACCTCTTGCCCGTCGCGCAACGACGGCATCCAGGCCCGGCACTGCATCGTGTTCGCGACCAGGTTGCGGTGGGTCAACATGACGCCTTTGGGAACGCCGGTCGTTCCGCCGGTGTACTGCAGGAGCGCGAGATCCTCGGGTCCTACCTCGGTCCGCGGAGCCTCGTCCCCGGACGCCGCCAGCATGGCCTCGAACCGATATACCGGCGGCGTCTTGGGAATCGTCACCCTCGTTCCCTCGCGCCAGGCCTTGAGGGGATACAGCAACGCGAGATGCCACGGCAACGCGTCTTTCACCGACGTGACGATCACCGTCTCCAACCCCGAGCTCACTCGAATCGGATCGATACGGGGATAGAACAGATCCAGCGCGACCAGGACGCGGGCCTCGGCGTCTCGGACCTGCTGCTCGATCTCGCGTTCGACATACAGCGGGTTCACCTGGACCACGACCGCCCCGATCTTGAGCGCCCCGTAGTAGGCGATCACGGCCTGCGGCGTGTTCGGCAGCATGACCGCGACCCGGTCGCCTTTGCGGACCCCGAGACGGCTCAACGCGTTGGCGAACCGATTGGTCGCTCGTTCGACATCGAGGTAGGTGTACCGACGACCGTAAAAAACCAACGCGGTATGAGAAGGGAATCGGGATGCGGAGGCCGACAGAAGATCGTGAAGCGGACCCGCGGGATACGTAAGAGTCTGAGGAATGCCTTCCTCGTACGACGTCACCCAACGGGAAGTCATGGGGTTCTCCGGTACAGGGCGGGCGTCGCTACTCGGACGCTTCATCGGTCTCTGCGAATGCTGCGAATCACGTCCGTATCGCTCAAGCGATCCCGGAATGGTTTGTCCCGCCAGAGATTCTCGACGCCCCGGCCGGTACGGCGGGGCGCTTCGCGTACCTCACATATACCGAATATATTTACTATAGTCACCGGCCGAAAGTGACTCTAGCCGAGGGGGTAGCCTTTGTCAAGAAACGCTGCGGCTTGAGGATGGGACTCCGCCCCTGGACTTTCGCCCGGTGCGGATATAGGATCAAATCAAATGACTGCTTCGCTTGAAAAAGGCACGCTGCTGATCGCCGGCCCGGGAATGTACGACCCCAACTTCAGGCAGTCGGTGATCCTGTTGTGCGAGCACAACGACCGCGGCAGCATGGGCCTGGTGATCAACCGCCCGACCGAGCTCGTGCTCACCGAAGCCGTGCACCAGCTCTCCGGCGCGGAGCGCGATGACGTCATCTACTCCGGAGGTCCCGTCCAGCCCGATCACTTGTTGATCCTCATCCGCGCGGGCTGGGAGCCTCCGTCGTCACATCACGTCTTCTCCGACGTGTACCTCGGCACGGACCTGGCCACGTTGCGGTCGCTCGTGTCCGGGGACGAGCCTTCCGAGACCCCGCCGGAGCAGGGCTCGGGGTCGGGCCTGTTCTCCGACGCCGCGTTTCGCGGATACGCCGGGTACGCGGGCTGGTCGCCCGGGCAGCTCGACGGAGAGCTGGCGACGGAGTCGTGGATCGTCGTCCCGGGCGATTCCAAGTGGATCTTCGACGCAGATCCCAAGGTCGTCTGGCCGGAATTGATGCGTTCGTTGGGTCCCAAACACGCGGTGTACGCCACCATGCCGCGTGATCCGCATCTGAACTGACCCCGTCCTGGATTACCGAGCGACTCCCCCCACCACGCGTCCCCCGAATGTCGCCGCGTAGAGGGATCTCGGATTCCACGGATCAAGGACGACGGACACGATCGGGCCCGCGGCCTTGACCCCGTC
This genomic window contains:
- a CDS encoding thiolase family protein; the protein is MKDVVIVDGVRTPIGNFGGALKDITAHAMGAAVVKSLMERTKIDPGAVDEVIFGCVGQHSDATNMARNIALYAGLPIRVPAYTVQRNCSSGLQSLVNAFQNIQAGDADVQIVGGTESMSQAPFVSRDMRWGKRLKHGAFIDSIWEGLTDGFCGQIMGYTAETLAEEFKISREEQDKFALLSHKRAFRAVREGKFKDEIATVMVPKKMAGKEVTPEPFAQDEGPNAALTEQQLALYPTVFKEGGTVTPGNSCSLNDGAAATLVMTADRARALGYEPLGFIRSYAFIGVEPQRMGIGPAEAIPLALKKTKLSLSDIQLFEINEAFAAQYLAVERKLGLNRDIVNVNGGAIALGHPVGMTGTRLAITLLREMKRRNLAVGVASMCVGGGIGAAMVLERR
- a CDS encoding long-chain fatty acid--CoA ligase, which produces MTSRWVTSYEEGIPQTLTYPAGPLHDLLSASASRFPSHTALVFYGRRYTYLDVERATNRFANALSRLGVRKGDRVAVMLPNTPQAVIAYYGALKIGAVVVQVNPLYVEREIEQQVRDAEARVLVALDLFYPRIDPIRVSSGLETVIVTSVKDALPWHLALLYPLKAWREGTRVTIPKTPPVYRFEAMLAASGDEAPRTEVGPEDLALLQYTGGTTGVPKGVMLTHRNLVANTMQCRAWMPSLRDGQEVFLGVIPFFHVYGMTACMNLAIATGGSIVLLPRFVTKDVLRAIVKFRATLFMGVQAMYVAINTFPDVGRYDLSSIRICISGAGPLHAEVQDRFEALTGGKVVEGFGLSEASPVTHVTPIFGKRKKGTIGLPLPDTDAKVVDVESGTRELPVGEAGELIVRGPQVMRGYWRRPEESAAVVHDGWLHTGDIATVDDEGYFAIVDRKKDMIKSKGENVYPREVEEVLYRHPKVKDAVVVGIPEEFMGEMIKAYVVLKDGESATENEIIDFCARELARFKVPKAVEFRRELPRTMVGKVLRRVLLEEELKKRHALVG
- a CDS encoding YqgE/AlgH family protein → MTASLEKGTLLIAGPGMYDPNFRQSVILLCEHNDRGSMGLVINRPTELVLTEAVHQLSGAERDDVIYSGGPVQPDHLLILIRAGWEPPSSHHVFSDVYLGTDLATLRSLVSGDEPSETPPEQGSGSGLFSDAAFRGYAGYAGWSPGQLDGELATESWIVVPGDSKWIFDADPKVVWPELMRSLGPKHAVYATMPRDPHLN